One part of the Anaeromyxobacter sp. Fw109-5 genome encodes these proteins:
- a CDS encoding DUF2267 domain-containing protein, with protein MALPGDHDPLQDANFQALVDALAREGLPRRAEAARAVEAVMCALAQRTTGAEFDELREHLPEPFGSRLTACERHAARPPRRLRRVEDFHSIVAEDLEREPREVEATVRAVFAALRAMTPEEDAELIGHELPLELEPFWRRPS; from the coding sequence ATGGCTCTCCCTGGTGACCACGACCCCTTGCAGGATGCCAACTTCCAGGCGCTCGTGGACGCGCTCGCGCGCGAGGGGCTGCCGCGGCGAGCGGAGGCCGCACGCGCGGTCGAGGCGGTCATGTGTGCGCTCGCGCAGCGCACCACCGGCGCCGAGTTCGACGAGCTGCGCGAGCACCTGCCGGAGCCGTTCGGCAGCCGCCTCACCGCCTGCGAGCGGCACGCGGCGCGCCCGCCGCGCCGGCTCCGCCGGGTGGAGGACTTCCATTCCATCGTGGCGGAGGACCTCGAGCGCGAGCCGCGCGAGGTGGAGGCGACCGTCCGGGCGGTGTTCGCCGCGCTCCGCGCGATGACGCCCGAGGAGGACGCCGAGCTCATCGGCCACGAGCTTCCGCTCGAGCTCGAGCCCTTCTGGCGGCGCCCCTCCTGA
- a CDS encoding sensor histidine kinase KdpD codes for MPAANRSWPPDAARVARLGPAVFVALALAAGTAGAAAFHALREAGTLHDVLAVEVAPIHDQLRAVDPSLGRAHDEALAASRARITARIRGASHALLAATGVALGLAFAAYAVARRSVRALARSEARYRATFENAAIGIAQVALDGRWLRVNRRFARILGYEEEELRALRFQDVTHPEHVAEDEGCARRLLAGEGVLCAREKRYVRRDGRATWVHLTAALVRDPAGRPCYFVSSAEPIDERKSVEQELREAVRARDDFLEIASHELRTPLTSLRLQLEGLKLAGARGVVTPERLAAKVDGALRQETRLARLVDELLDVSRIDRGELRLSPREADLGSAVRRAVERLSESAARAGTELRLALDEPLVARFDPEYLERAVGMVLANAIKYGAGKPVDVELARRGEAALVIVRDRGIGVDPCVRERIFERFERAVSPRHYGGLGLGLFVARRVIEAHGGTISVEGAPGEGATFRIEVPLAGPEAVPCSGTAVPASA; via the coding sequence ATGCCTGCGGCAAACCGATCCTGGCCGCCGGACGCGGCGCGCGTGGCGCGGCTCGGGCCGGCGGTCTTCGTGGCGCTCGCGCTCGCGGCCGGCACGGCGGGGGCCGCGGCGTTTCACGCGCTCCGGGAGGCGGGGACCCTGCACGACGTCCTCGCGGTCGAGGTGGCGCCGATCCACGACCAGCTTCGCGCCGTCGACCCTTCGCTGGGCCGCGCGCATGACGAGGCGCTCGCGGCGTCCCGCGCGCGGATCACGGCCCGCATCCGGGGGGCGTCGCACGCGCTCCTCGCCGCGACCGGGGTGGCCCTCGGGCTCGCGTTCGCGGCGTACGCGGTGGCGCGCCGCTCCGTGCGCGCGCTCGCCCGCAGCGAGGCACGCTACCGCGCCACCTTCGAGAACGCGGCGATCGGGATCGCCCAGGTCGCGCTCGACGGCCGGTGGCTGCGGGTGAACCGGCGCTTCGCCAGGATCCTCGGGTACGAGGAGGAGGAGCTGCGGGCGCTCCGGTTCCAGGACGTGACGCACCCCGAGCACGTCGCCGAGGACGAGGGGTGCGCCCGGCGGCTCCTGGCGGGCGAGGGCGTGCTCTGCGCGAGGGAGAAGCGCTACGTCCGGCGGGATGGGCGCGCCACGTGGGTGCACCTCACGGCGGCGCTGGTCCGGGACCCAGCGGGACGGCCCTGCTACTTCGTCTCCTCGGCCGAGCCCATCGACGAGCGGAAGAGCGTCGAGCAGGAGCTGCGCGAGGCGGTTCGTGCGCGCGACGACTTCCTGGAGATCGCCTCGCACGAGCTGCGTACGCCGCTCACGAGCCTGCGGCTCCAGCTCGAGGGGTTGAAGCTCGCCGGCGCCCGGGGCGTCGTCACGCCGGAGCGGCTCGCCGCGAAGGTGGACGGCGCGCTTCGCCAGGAGACGCGGCTCGCGCGGCTCGTGGACGAGCTGCTCGACGTGTCGCGGATCGACCGCGGCGAGCTGCGGCTCTCGCCGCGAGAGGCCGACCTCGGCTCGGCGGTCCGACGCGCCGTCGAGCGGCTCTCGGAGTCCGCCGCGCGGGCCGGCACGGAGCTGCGGCTGGCGCTGGACGAGCCGCTCGTCGCGCGGTTCGACCCGGAGTACCTGGAGCGCGCGGTCGGGATGGTGCTCGCGAACGCCATCAAGTACGGGGCGGGCAAGCCGGTCGACGTCGAGCTGGCGCGGCGCGGCGAGGCGGCGCTCGTGATCGTCCGCGACCGTGGCATCGGCGTCGATCCGTGCGTGCGGGAGCGCATCTTCGAGCGGTTCGAGCGGGCGGTCTCACCGCGCCACTACGGAGGCCTCGGGCTGGGGCTCTTCGTGGCGCGCCGCGTGATCGAGGCGCACGGAGGGACGATCTCGGTCGAGGGCGCGCCCGGCGAGGGCGCGACCTTCCGGATCGAGGTGCCGCTGGCGGGCCCGGAGGCGGTCCCCTGCAGCGGCACCGCCGTCCCGGCGTCGGCGTGA
- a CDS encoding V-type ATP synthase subunit B, which translates to MDLVTRRVRGADAIAGPLLFLEGVPRARLGELVRIRMAGGEERRGQIIELSGARVAVQVLEETRGLAPARAEVTLTGEVATLAVSRGMLGRVLDGLGRPTDGLPAPIAEARLPIHGAALNVTRREKPADFIETGVSAIDGLNTLVRGQKLPVFSCAGLPAGRLAGQIVCQARVRGGERFAVVFAAMGAPFREYDAYLEAFRRAGVLDRTAVFLNRAEDPPIERLMTPRCALTCAEHLAFSHGLHVLVVLTDMTSYCEALREVALARDEVPGRRGYPGYMYTDLATIYERAGRIAGRPGSITQVPVLTMPDDDLTHPIPDLSGYITEGQIVLSRELDRRGVYPPIDVLPSLSRLMGLGAGPGRTRADHRPLADQLYALYARGRDVRRMAAIVGSANLGEEERRLLEFGDRFERELVGQGDAFRSIEDTLETGWRLLAQLPPEALARIPAAVLEARRKEGQR; encoded by the coding sequence ATGGATCTCGTCACGCGGCGAGTGCGCGGGGCGGACGCGATCGCGGGGCCGCTGCTCTTCCTGGAGGGCGTCCCGCGCGCGCGGCTCGGAGAGCTCGTGCGCATCCGCATGGCGGGCGGCGAGGAGCGTCGCGGCCAGATCATCGAGCTCTCGGGCGCGCGGGTGGCGGTCCAGGTGCTGGAGGAGACCCGCGGCCTCGCGCCCGCGCGCGCGGAGGTGACGCTCACGGGCGAGGTGGCGACCCTCGCGGTGTCGCGCGGGATGCTCGGGCGCGTGCTGGACGGCCTGGGCCGACCGACCGACGGGCTGCCGGCCCCCATCGCGGAGGCGCGGCTCCCCATCCACGGCGCGGCCCTGAACGTCACGCGGCGCGAGAAGCCCGCCGACTTCATCGAGACCGGCGTCTCGGCCATCGACGGCCTGAACACGCTCGTGCGGGGGCAGAAGCTCCCCGTCTTCTCCTGTGCGGGCCTGCCTGCCGGCCGGCTCGCCGGCCAGATCGTCTGCCAGGCCAGGGTCCGCGGCGGGGAGCGGTTCGCCGTGGTGTTCGCCGCGATGGGGGCGCCGTTCCGCGAGTACGACGCCTACCTCGAGGCGTTCCGCAGGGCGGGAGTGCTCGATCGGACGGCGGTGTTCCTCAACCGCGCCGAGGATCCGCCCATCGAGCGGCTCATGACCCCGCGCTGCGCGCTCACCTGCGCCGAGCACCTCGCGTTCTCCCATGGCCTGCACGTCCTCGTCGTCCTCACGGACATGACGAGCTACTGCGAGGCGCTGCGCGAGGTGGCGCTCGCGCGCGACGAGGTGCCCGGACGCCGCGGCTACCCCGGCTACATGTACACGGACCTGGCGACGATCTACGAGCGCGCCGGCCGGATCGCCGGCCGGCCCGGGTCGATCACGCAGGTCCCGGTGCTGACGATGCCGGACGACGACCTCACGCACCCCATCCCGGATCTGTCGGGCTACATCACCGAGGGTCAGATCGTGCTCTCCCGCGAGCTCGACCGGCGGGGCGTGTATCCGCCCATCGACGTGCTGCCCTCGCTCTCGCGCCTCATGGGGCTCGGCGCCGGCCCGGGGCGCACGCGCGCCGACCACCGACCGCTGGCCGACCAGCTGTACGCGCTCTACGCCCGCGGGCGGGACGTGCGCCGGATGGCGGCCATCGTCGGGTCGGCGAACCTGGGCGAGGAGGAGCGGCGGCTCCTGGAGTTCGGGGACCGCTTCGAGCGGGAGCTCGTCGGCCAGGGGGACGCGTTCCGCTCCATCGAGGACACGCTGGAGACCGGGTGGCGGCTCCTCGCGCAGTTACCTCCCGAGGCGCTCGCGCGCATCCCGGCGGCGGTGCTCGAGGCCCGCCGCAAGGAGGGCCAGCGGTGA
- a CDS encoding pirin family protein produces MITVRRSNDRGHFDHGWLDTRHTFSFADYHDPRHMGFRALRVINEDRVAPGQGFGTHGHRDMEILSYVLSGRLAHRDSMGSGSSLGPGEVQRMTAGTGVLHSEFNGSDSEPVHFLQIWILPGRQGLLPGYEQRAFPEEERRGRLRLVASPDGADGSVTIHQDARVHAGLLGGGDQVVLSLEADRHAWVQVVRGKLRVGDETLSAGDGAALSEEREVRLAGVDASEVLVFDLA; encoded by the coding sequence ATGATCACCGTCCGACGCTCCAACGACCGCGGGCACTTCGACCACGGCTGGCTCGACACCCGCCACACCTTCTCCTTCGCCGACTACCACGATCCCCGCCACATGGGGTTCCGCGCGCTCCGCGTCATCAACGAGGACCGGGTCGCGCCCGGCCAGGGGTTCGGCACCCACGGCCACCGCGACATGGAGATCCTCTCCTACGTGCTGTCCGGGCGGCTCGCCCACCGCGACTCGATGGGCAGCGGCTCGTCCCTCGGGCCGGGCGAGGTGCAGCGGATGACGGCCGGCACCGGCGTCCTTCACAGCGAGTTCAACGGCTCCGACTCCGAGCCCGTCCACTTCCTCCAGATCTGGATCCTGCCCGGGCGCCAGGGGCTCCTCCCTGGCTACGAGCAACGCGCGTTTCCGGAGGAGGAGCGCCGCGGGCGCCTGCGGCTCGTCGCCTCGCCCGACGGGGCAGACGGGAGCGTCACGATCCACCAGGACGCGCGCGTCCACGCCGGCCTGCTCGGCGGCGGCGATCAGGTGGTGCTATCGCTCGAAGCGGACCGCCATGCCTGGGTCCAGGTCGTGCGCGGGAAGCTCCGGGTCGGCGACGAGACGCTCTCTGCGGGCGACGGCGCCGCCCTGAGCGAGGAGCGCGAGGTGCGGCTCGCGGGCGTCGACGCCTCGGAGGTGCTGGTCTTCGACCTCGCCTGA
- a CDS encoding V-type ATP synthase subunit D → MTRTPTTRMGLLEVRGRADVASKGARLLRAKREVLAGELWKLTREVLAGRARLDEVLRGAVKALGLARALEGEEALASVALTAAREVPLQVSVRRVWGVPTPSVAAPALIRAADERGSSPTSWGLAGTEAARRHEEALEVLLRIASRELHLARLGEEIQATSRRINALEQLVLPALTAESGRIEAALEERDREDVVRLKRFRARRPRREASARRP, encoded by the coding sequence GTGACGCGCACCCCGACCACGCGCATGGGGCTCCTCGAGGTCCGCGGGCGCGCGGACGTCGCCTCGAAGGGCGCGCGGCTGCTCCGCGCCAAGCGCGAGGTCCTGGCCGGTGAGCTGTGGAAGCTCACGCGTGAGGTGCTCGCCGGGCGCGCGCGGCTCGACGAGGTGCTCCGCGGGGCGGTGAAGGCGCTCGGGCTCGCCCGCGCGCTCGAGGGCGAGGAGGCGCTCGCGTCGGTCGCCCTCACGGCCGCACGCGAGGTGCCGCTCCAGGTAAGCGTGCGGCGCGTGTGGGGAGTGCCGACGCCGTCCGTCGCGGCGCCCGCGTTGATACGCGCCGCCGACGAGCGCGGCAGCTCCCCGACGAGCTGGGGCCTCGCCGGCACGGAGGCGGCGCGCCGTCACGAGGAGGCGCTCGAGGTGCTGCTCCGGATCGCGTCGCGCGAGCTGCACCTCGCTCGCCTCGGCGAGGAGATCCAGGCCACCTCCCGCCGCATCAACGCGCTCGAGCAGCTCGTCCTCCCGGCGCTGACGGCGGAGTCCGGACGGATCGAGGCGGCGCTCGAGGAGCGCGACCGGGAGGACGTGGTGAGGCTCAAGCGGTTCCGGGCTCGGCGGCCGCGCAGGGAGGCGAGCGCCCGCCGCCCGTGA